The DNA segment TTCAACGATGACAGCTGGAGATCCAAATTGGAACCAGTCCGGAACTCTCTTCGAAGGCATTCAACGCTGGACCGAACGAAAAGAAAAGTTAACGCATGAAGACGTTAAACAGCGTGCGAAGAAAGCATTGACGTGGCAAGCTGCACAGGGAATTCAATTTGTACGCACACACGTTGATACAACAGACGAAAACCTAACAGCGTTTAAAGCACTTCTTGAAGTAAAAGAAGAAATGAAGCATTTAGTAGATGTACAGCTCGTAGCCTTTCCACAAGAAGGCATTCTCTCTTATCCAAAAGGAAAAGAACTTCTTGAAGAAGCTATTCAACTAGGGGCTGATGTGGTTGGTGGTATTCCTCACTTTGAAATGACAAGAGAAATGGGTGTCGAGAGCATCAATATTTCCTTTGCCCTAGCCGAAAAATATGGCAAGCTCTTAGATTTCCATTGTGATGAAATCGATGATGAACAATCTCGTTTTGTAGAAGTAGTCGCAGCAAAAGCCTACCAAACAGGTCTGGGCTCTAAAGTCACAGCTTCACACACAACAGCGATGCACTCTTACAATAACGCCTATGTCGCTAAACTCATGCGTGTATTCAAGATGGCAGACCTAAACTTCGTCGCCAATCCACTAGTCAACACGCATCTTCAAGGACGCTTCGACAGCTATCCAAAGCGCCGCGGCATTACAAGAGTAAAAGAACTTCAAGAAGCAGGACTCAACGTCTCCTTTGGACACGATGACATCTTTGATCCATGGTATCCACTTGGAACAGGCAATATGCTGCAGGTTCTGCACATGGGCCTACATGTCACACACCTAATGGGATACGATCAAATTAAACAATCCATTGATTTCATCACAACCAACAGTGCCAAAGTACTCAACATCCAAGACCAATACGGAATCGAAGAAGGCAAACCAGCAAACCTCATCATCATGGGTGCACCAGACGAATTCACGATGATTAGACAGCAAGCGCCTGTCCTCTACTCCGTACGAGCAGGAAAAATCATCGCCCAAACAAAACCAGCAGATAGAATGGTTGATGGGGACGAAGTAGAATTTACGATATAAGATGTGAAGATCGCCCTTGGCGATCTTTTTTTGTTGTGGTGGCGGGGAGGAGAGTGCGCGGGGATGAGGGTGCGGAGCGGAATGCGCAAAAAAGCGGGGTCCATGCTCAAAAAAAGCTAAGGTGCGCAAAAAAGCAGGGTGCATGCTCAAAAAAAGTTAAGATGCGTAAAAAAGCAGGGTGCATGCTCAAAAAAAGCTAAGGTGCGCAAAAAAGCAGGGTGCATGCTCAAAAAAAGTTAAGATGCGCAAAAAAGCGGGGTGCATGCTCAAAAAAAGCTAGAATGCGCAAAAAAGCAGGGTCCATGCTCAAAAAAAGTTAAGATGCGCAAACCCCCGCAGCACCCGCTCAAAAAAACTACATGCATAAATAAACTCAAGCCCTCCTCCTCACCTAATACGGCACAATTCCCAATCATTCTTAAACTCTCCAGCGATTTCTTAAGAATTTCTTCAGTTTTTCAGTACTGGAAACTTCAGATATGGGGGGTACAATAGGACTATGAAGAACAGGTTGAGCGGAGGTTAGACAATGGCAGATTACACAGTCATGGTTGTGGATGATGACAAAGATATTCGTGACGGCATTGATATCTATTTAAAGAATGATGGATACCGGGTGCTCCAGGCGGAAAATGGGCGAGAGGCACTAAATCTACTTGAAATGAATGAGGTTCATCTTCTTATTTTAGATATCATGATGCCCGAGATGAATGGAATTGAGGCTACATTTAAAATAAGGCAGGAACGAAATATACCGATTATTATGTTGAGTGCGAAGTCTGAGGAAACAGACAAGATTCACGGTCTATCGATTGGCGCGGACGATTATATCACAAAGCCATTTCATCCAATGGAGCTGATGGCACGGGTGAAATCGCAAATGAGAAGATATACACAGCTTGGCACGTATGAAAAAAAGGATACAGTTATAAGAGTAGACGGACTGACCCTTGATCAAGAAGCAAAGTGTGTCCAACTTGATGGGGTTACGATCAAGTTGACTCCTATTGAATATCGCATAACTGAGCTACTTATGAGACATCTTGGACGTGTGTTTTCGATTCATGAAATCTACGAGAGAGTGTGGAATGAACCTGCTTATAACTCTGAAAATATCGTTGCTGTTCATATACGCAAGATCAGAGAGAAAGTCGAAGTCGATCCTAAAAATCCTCGTTATGTAAAAGTAGTTTGGGGCGTAGGCTATCTGATTGAAAAGGAGGCGAATCGATCATGAGAGAGCATTTTGGAAAAACGATTAGTTGGAGTTTGTTGTTGGGAATTGCGCTTGTGGGTGTGTTCAGTCTGTTAAACAATATTGGCGACATAGGATCTCTTGTATATGCTGTATTTAATTTTATGGATTTTACGACTCCTTTAATCATAGTACTTGGAGTCGCAGCAATCTTCTTTTTAGCTACTTCCTTTAAGCTTGACCTTGACTGGTTTGAAGATAATTCCATGAGGGGAAATTATAAAAAAATTTCTCTTGATGTTCGTTTAATCATTTTAGCAGTAACATTGATGTTCGACTTTTTCTTTTTCTTAGGAGCAGGTTTGGATTCCTTTAGTAGTCTAAATTATATCGATATGGGCTTCTTTATCATCTTCGCCCTCTACATCTTTTTCATCTGGCTCGCACTTCACCAAATAGTATGGCTTTATCTTGAGATTAACGATAGCACTTATTTAATCGAGGGATTAAAACAAGGAGTTGTTCTAAGAACGTATCGAACCATTCGCGACGCTTTCTCAAATATAACTTTGTTGTTTAAGTTACTCGTTTTTATACTTGTTATTTTTGTATGGGGAATTGGTTCGATATTCTTAGCCATTGCTCCGAGCGATACATCAGCAATCCTGTTTATATTGTGTACGTTATTCGTAGGCATACCAACCCTCATACTCTTCCTACTAAGACTCGGCTACCTTAACCAGGTCATCAAACAAACCGAGCAGCTCACAAACGGAACGCTTCGTGCACCTTTAGAGATAAAAGGGCATTCATTTATCACCACTCATGCTAAACATATCAATCAGCTGCGTGAAGGCATTTCAACCTCAATGAATGAGCAGGCAAAAAGTGAACGGATGAAGACAGAGCTTATTACAAATGTCAGTCACGACTTACGAACTCCGTTAACATCAATTATTACGTACACGGATCTACTGAAAAACCCTGACTTACCAACAGAGGAGAGACAATCGTATGTGGACGTTCTTGCGAGAAAGTCTGAGCGATTAAAAGTTCTTATTGACGATTTGTTCGATGTGTCAAAAATGGCAAGTGGTCAAATTGAGTTAAAGAAAGCTAATATTGAGTTGAAGCAGCTGATTCAACAAGCGATTGTCGAGCATCAGGAAGCTTTCGATCAGGAGCAGTTAGATTTGCGCTTGAACATGCCGGATGACGAGTTGTTTGTGTATGTAGATGGGCAGAAATGCTGGCGTATGCTCGATAATCTTTTATTGAATGTCTCAAAGTATTCGCAACCGGGTACGCGTGTATATTTAACAGTAACGGAACAAGACGAACAAGTAGACATTGTGATCAAAAACATCTCGCGCTTTGAACTAAGTGAGAATCCTGAGGAATTATTTGAGCGCTTTAAGCGTGCTGATGAAGCTCGTCACACAGAAGGATCAGGACTCGGCCTGGCTATTGCGCAATCCATTGCTGAACTACATGGTGGTCAATTAAATCTGGACATTGATGGTGATTTGTTTAAAGTAACCATTCATCTAAATAACCAAAGAGAGCTTCGTTCTAACTGAACGGAGTTTTTTTTCTGTGACATTTGCGAAACGCAAAGAGCCTCAGTTCGTAGAAATAAGTGAGATATTGTTAAAGATGGGGATTGTATGAAGTGTGGAAAGTGCGGAACTGAAACAATTGAATGTCATGTAGATCAAGGGTTATCAGGATTTATCGTTAAAAATCCTGAGGGAGCAAAGCTATTTACTAACAGCAAACTCTCAGTAATTAAGCCCATCGTTTGTATACGCTGTGGATACACTGAATGGTATGCTGAAACGCCTGAAAAACTTTTATAGAAAGAGAGTGTTTGTACATGCATTCAGAGTTACTTATTCGGGCCATTCTTCAAGAGAATTATACATTAGAAAATCTTATAAAAGAGAATAGTAACAAAGACTATGAAGGCTTTTCTGTACGTATTGATGGTGTTGCTTTTCGGAGTCGCCTTGCAAAAGCTACTCCGAAAAAGAAAGGGTACTTTGTAGCTGTCTGGTTAAAAGACAATCAAGGAATAAATCAAGCTTATTCAGAAGATCAAACCCCTGACAAGACCATTATCTCAGTTATCGATGAGACACTTCACATGAAAGGACAATTTGTCTTTCCGAAAGAGGAAATGATAAAACGAGGGATCATCAAAACGGAAAGTCAAAAAGGAAAAATGGCTTTTAGAGTCTATCCAGATTGGGTCACAGGATTAAATGCTACCGCTAAGAAAACGCAGGATTGGCAAAGCCTATACTTCATAGACTTATCAGATCATCAACCAGTAAAAGAGATTGAGCTATTATATTTTCACAAATAATCCAAAAGAAAATCTTGTAAAGTGACAACCTTGTCGTTTATAATAACGACAAGGTTGTCACTTTTGTTTTCTGGAGGGATTTAGTTGGAAAATGTAAAGGCTAAAAAGCTGTTTCAAAACAAGGGATATGTGTACATGATTGCTGCACAAACGTTATCATCGCTTGGAAGCTGGCTGGATATGCTTGCTTTAATGGGGCTTGTTGCTTTGAAGTGGAATGCGTCGCCACTTGAAATGTCTGGAGTGATCCTGATGCTTGTGGCTCCAATGGTACTTCTAGCGCCAATTGCTGGAGTGTTAGCAGATCGGTTTGAACGGAAGCACATTATGATCATCTCAAACGTCGTTTGTATTGTTCTTGTTCTTGGCATTGCATTTTCCACTGCTCTTTGGCAGGTTTATGTTCTGTTATTTGTGCGAGGATTTTTTGAGTCGCTTTTTGGACCCGCTAAAAGTGGAAAGGTCAAAGAAATCGTTGGCATGGATCACATTCAAGCAGCGATGGGAATCAGTGGAATGATTGATAATGCGTCTAAAATCATCGGGCCTTTTCTCAGTGGGCTGTTGGTTGCTGTGATTGGAATTCAAGGTTCTTTTATCACAAATGCTATTGTAATTGGGGTCTCTACATTAATCCTATTAAAAGTACCGAAATCGATTCAAACTCCTCAAAAAGATCAAACAGTAAAAAAGAGCTGGATGACTACATTACAATCTGACTTACGAGAAGGATTTGCGTTTCTCCGTACCATACCCGTTGTGTTAATAAGTGTGTTGTTGCTCAGCTTTATGATGCTAGCTCTTCAAATTGCAGACACTCAAATCATCATTCTCTTACGTGATATTTTTTCAGATCCGACAAAGGTCATGGGCTACGGCATCGCTTGTGCTGGAACAGGGACGTTTTTAGCGAGTGCGTACTACGCAAGGAGGAAAATTCGCTCAACACTAACGATTTTATTTATAGCTACGTTAACTATGGGATGTGTTCTAGTATCTGTTGCGTTGCTTAAAGGTCTCCCTATTCCAACACTTTACATCGTGTATCCCGCATTATTTTTTATCATGGGCTTTTCGATTGGAGCCGTCTCCATTACGACCACCATTCTGACTCAAAAACAAACACCTGTGGATAAGACGGGGCGTGTCTTTGGATTTATTAACAGTTTAACCACATTCGGCATGTTACTCGGTATTATAACGGGTGGACTACTATCGGAAGGATTCGGAGTTGTGGTAGCATTTATTTTATCAGGGAGCTTGCTTATTGTTCTTGGGCTTGTCACAATCCCTGTTAAATACGTGGTAGAAAGAAGGCACATCCATGTCTCCGAAAGTATCGCAAGCGTACAAGGAAAAGCGTAGAAATGAAATTATTGCAGCGGCTAAAACCGTTTTTATCCGAAAAGGATTTGAAAAAACAACAATGCACGATGTAGTAGAAGAATCGGGAATGAGCCGAGGCGGCGTCTATCAATACTTCTCAAATACTGAAGAGATGATGAGAGCCTTGATGGATCAAGGTGAAGAAGCATTCACGGGGCAAAAAGACAGACTTTATGAAAAGTATGAAACGAGTTGGGGCGTACTCAATTCGGTCGTAGAGGCGCATAACATCGTACCAATGGATCCAGTTGGCTTAGTGATTTACGAATATTTTGTTGCGGGTTTCAGAGAAGCAAGTAAAGAACGAACACAGTTTTTAAAAAAGCGCCTACAGAACGTGAAGGGCTTTTACATTGATGTAATAGAAAAGGGAACAGAAGCAGGAGAGTTTAACCCGAAACAAACACCGGATGTCATTGCATCGTATCTCATCATCCTGACAGACGGTTTAATTCTTCATCGGAATTTAGGCGAAGAGATGGAGACAGACATAGGTGGACTAATTGAAGGGTTAAAAATGTATTTGAGAAATGCGTTAGGTATGGATTAAACATCCTGTCAATTTAAAAAGAGTTGCATAAACTAATCGAATTAGTTATTATAAAACTAATTCGATTAGTTTATTTGAAAAGGATGATGAGAATGAAGGTAACAAAGATCAATCATGTCTATCAGCTGACTTTTATGCCTACGTTGTTTCCAGTAAATTGTTACCTTATCGAGGAAGAAGAGTACCTTACACTCATTGATGCGGCCTTACCGTCTAGCTACAAGAAAATAATGAAGACCGCCGAGAGAATTGGAAAACCGATTCAGCAGGTTATCTTAACACATGCACATAGTGATCATATTGGGTCGTTAGATAAACTAAAAGAACTGCTGCCACATGTTCAAGTTAGCATATCAAAAAGGGATGCCCGGTTATTAAAAGGTGATAAAGGACTTTTACAAGGTGAAGATGATACACCTATTCGGGGCGGTGTTCCAACATCGATTCAAACGTTACCAGATCGGTTGCTTGTAGAAGGCGACCAAATTGGTTCCTTGACTGTTGTTGAAACTCCGGGGCATACACCAGGATCTATCAGTCTTCTTGATACACGAACAAATGCAGTCATTGTAGGGGATGCGCTTCAAGTAAGAGGAGGCATTGCTGTATCAGGTGTCATGAAATGGCGTTTTCCAGCTCCTGCATTCGCAACGTGGAGTAAAGTAAAGGCTCTTCAAAGTGTACTAAAAATCCGTGAGTTGAATCCAACACTACTTGCTGTTGGACATGGACAAATGATAGCGTCTCCTGAAGAACAAATTAATTTGGCAATAAAGGAAGCGGAAAGAAGGCATATGGGATGACTCCAAGAAGAGGTTTAACAATATCAGACATAGTAGACTCAGCATCTAACATTGCTGATGAGCAGGGGCTAAAACAGTTATCAATCGGAGTATTGGCTGAGAAATTAAAGATCAAGCCACCCTCTTTATATAATCATGTTCGTGGCCTCGATGAGCTTCATGATTTACTTGCCGTTCATGGATGTCAAAAGCTTTATGAAAGGTTAGAAGAGAGCGTCTTAGATGTGAGTAAAGAGGATGCTGTTAAGCAATTTAGCTATGCTTACGTTAGATTTGCCAAGGAGCATCCTGGACTATATGAAGCGACCTCTCGTGCTGCGGAGGAGGAAAACGTTGAGCTGAAACATGCGCAAGAACAGATCGTATTTGTGATTTTGCGAGTACTAGAGGCATTTGACTTAGAGACTGATCATGCGATTCACGTCATTCGGATGCTGCGCAGTATGTTACATGGTTTTGTTACGCTTGAGCAGGCGCAAGGATTTGGTTTGCCATACGACTTAGACCAAACACTCGATGTGATGATTGGTACATTTTTGAAGGGGTTAACGGATGCTACTGATGATTTAGCTTAATCGTATGTACTAACGTGACAGCGGTTGTTATAAGAATAAAAGCGGTATAGAGGTATACAATGTTTTCTCCTAAGTGTGAAATGACAAAAGGCATACTAAAAAACGTCAACGCCATCATTAGAGAGTAAATTCCTAGACCTTTTGCAATCTGGTCATGGTTCGCCTTAATCATATGTCTTGAGAAACCTAAGCTAAAAAAGGTAACAAAGGAAAGGTTCCTCTTTATACCTAAACCATAAGCTATGATTAGTAAAAGGATGGATAAGATTAAACACACGAAAAAACCATCTGGCATGATGATGCCTCCTTACGTTAGAGGAAACTGTTCGTATATCCATTTTATACCTTCATTCATTCTCACTCAACGCTTTTTAAACCTAACACTCTCACACCATCTAGCGTAATGAAATACGTCACCACAATATTACCTTCAGGGGGATTGTGTGCCCCGGTGTAAGTGTTGTATTTAACGGAAAGCTTGATGGAATAATCTTCGTTATTAACGTTATTCATAGCTAGGATCTCTGCATTCCAAAGGTCAAAGCTTCGATCAGGGAACTGCTTCTTTATTTCTTTTACTGTCTCTGGAAACAGCAGGGTAAGGATGGCTTTTGTTTCAGGGTCTTGAGGGGATTCCGCAAGACTTACACAGTTAAAACCGAAGCTTATAGACAAGCTCAGAATGATCATTAACAGGGTTCGATTTTGTTTCATGCATGCATACTCCTTCATTTAATATAAAGGTAATATGTTACAAAGCAACTCCCTCCATACGAAACAAGAAAAAATGGCGAAGGATTCAACAATTGAATCCTTCGCCATTCACGTTTTCTTATTTAAAAATCTCATCAATTGCCTTCCACTCTTCAGCGGTAAGGGTGACGTCGAGTGTTTTTAGGTTATTTGATACTTGGTCAGGGCGTTTGGCACCTGGGATGAGGGCATCGATTCCGTCTTTTTGAAGATACCATGCAAGTGTAAGGTGGGCGGTTTCTACGCCTTTGCTTGAAGCAATTTCTTTTAAGGCTTCGACCTTTTCTAAATTGTGTTCAAATGCATCTCCTTTAAATAAAGGATGGTTCGCTCTGATGTCATCAAACGTTGAATTCTTGTCGTACTTTCCGCCTAGTAATCCAGCTGCAAGAGGGAAGTAGGGGATGAATGAAAGCTTGTTTTCAACGATATACGGAAGCACGTCATTCTCGGCATCACGCGTGAACAAGTTGTACTCGCCTTGTAAGACGTCTACATATCCATCTTTGTTTGCTTCTTTCAGTTGTTCGATGGAGAAGTTTGATACACCAATAGAGCG comes from the Alkalihalobacillus sp. FSL W8-0930 genome and includes:
- a CDS encoding HAMP domain-containing sensor histidine kinase, coding for MREHFGKTISWSLLLGIALVGVFSLLNNIGDIGSLVYAVFNFMDFTTPLIIVLGVAAIFFLATSFKLDLDWFEDNSMRGNYKKISLDVRLIILAVTLMFDFFFFLGAGLDSFSSLNYIDMGFFIIFALYIFFIWLALHQIVWLYLEINDSTYLIEGLKQGVVLRTYRTIRDAFSNITLLFKLLVFILVIFVWGIGSIFLAIAPSDTSAILFILCTLFVGIPTLILFLLRLGYLNQVIKQTEQLTNGTLRAPLEIKGHSFITTHAKHINQLREGISTSMNEQAKSERMKTELITNVSHDLRTPLTSIITYTDLLKNPDLPTEERQSYVDVLARKSERLKVLIDDLFDVSKMASGQIELKKANIELKQLIQQAIVEHQEAFDQEQLDLRLNMPDDELFVYVDGQKCWRMLDNLLLNVSKYSQPGTRVYLTVTEQDEQVDIVIKNISRFELSENPEELFERFKRADEARHTEGSGLGLAIAQSIAELHGGQLNLDIDGDLFKVTIHLNNQRELRSN
- a CDS encoding MFS transporter; the encoded protein is MENVKAKKLFQNKGYVYMIAAQTLSSLGSWLDMLALMGLVALKWNASPLEMSGVILMLVAPMVLLAPIAGVLADRFERKHIMIISNVVCIVLVLGIAFSTALWQVYVLLFVRGFFESLFGPAKSGKVKEIVGMDHIQAAMGISGMIDNASKIIGPFLSGLLVAVIGIQGSFITNAIVIGVSTLILLKVPKSIQTPQKDQTVKKSWMTTLQSDLREGFAFLRTIPVVLISVLLLSFMMLALQIADTQIIILLRDIFSDPTKVMGYGIACAGTGTFLASAYYARRKIRSTLTILFIATLTMGCVLVSVALLKGLPIPTLYIVYPALFFIMGFSIGAVSITTTILTQKQTPVDKTGRVFGFINSLTTFGMLLGIITGGLLSEGFGVVVAFILSGSLLIVLGLVTIPVKYVVERRHIHVSESIASVQGKA
- a CDS encoding MepB family protein, with the protein product MHSELLIRAILQENYTLENLIKENSNKDYEGFSVRIDGVAFRSRLAKATPKKKGYFVAVWLKDNQGINQAYSEDQTPDKTIISVIDETLHMKGQFVFPKEEMIKRGIIKTESQKGKMAFRVYPDWVTGLNATAKKTQDWQSLYFIDLSDHQPVKEIELLYFHK
- the codA gene encoding cytosine deaminase, producing the protein MIIKNATLRDREGKWDLLISDKAIEKIDRRIEVEGEDVLDAGGNMVLPPFIEPHIHLDSTMTAGDPNWNQSGTLFEGIQRWTERKEKLTHEDVKQRAKKALTWQAAQGIQFVRTHVDTTDENLTAFKALLEVKEEMKHLVDVQLVAFPQEGILSYPKGKELLEEAIQLGADVVGGIPHFEMTREMGVESINISFALAEKYGKLLDFHCDEIDDEQSRFVEVVAAKAYQTGLGSKVTASHTTAMHSYNNAYVAKLMRVFKMADLNFVANPLVNTHLQGRFDSYPKRRGITRVKELQEAGLNVSFGHDDIFDPWYPLGTGNMLQVLHMGLHVTHLMGYDQIKQSIDFITTNSAKVLNIQDQYGIEEGKPANLIIMGAPDEFTMIRQQAPVLYSVRAGKIIAQTKPADRMVDGDEVEFTI
- a CDS encoding TetR family transcriptional regulator, encoding MSPKVSQAYKEKRRNEIIAAAKTVFIRKGFEKTTMHDVVEESGMSRGGVYQYFSNTEEMMRALMDQGEEAFTGQKDRLYEKYETSWGVLNSVVEAHNIVPMDPVGLVIYEYFVAGFREASKERTQFLKKRLQNVKGFYIDVIEKGTEAGEFNPKQTPDVIASYLIILTDGLILHRNLGEEMETDIGGLIEGLKMYLRNALGMD
- a CDS encoding DUF3888 domain-containing protein, which codes for MKQNRTLLMIILSLSISFGFNCVSLAESPQDPETKAILTLLFPETVKEIKKQFPDRSFDLWNAEILAMNNVNNEDYSIKLSVKYNTYTGAHNPPEGNIVVTYFITLDGVRVLGLKSVE
- a CDS encoding response regulator transcription factor, which encodes MADYTVMVVDDDKDIRDGIDIYLKNDGYRVLQAENGREALNLLEMNEVHLLILDIMMPEMNGIEATFKIRQERNIPIIMLSAKSEETDKIHGLSIGADDYITKPFHPMELMARVKSQMRRYTQLGTYEKKDTVIRVDGLTLDQEAKCVQLDGVTIKLTPIEYRITELLMRHLGRVFSIHEIYERVWNEPAYNSENIVAVHIRKIREKVEVDPKNPRYVKVVWGVGYLIEKEANRS
- a CDS encoding MBL fold metallo-hydrolase yields the protein MRMKVTKINHVYQLTFMPTLFPVNCYLIEEEEYLTLIDAALPSSYKKIMKTAERIGKPIQQVILTHAHSDHIGSLDKLKELLPHVQVSISKRDARLLKGDKGLLQGEDDTPIRGGVPTSIQTLPDRLLVEGDQIGSLTVVETPGHTPGSISLLDTRTNAVIVGDALQVRGGIAVSGVMKWRFPAPAFATWSKVKALQSVLKIRELNPTLLAVGHGQMIASPEEQINLAIKEAERRHMG
- a CDS encoding TetR/AcrR family transcriptional regulator — its product is MTPRRGLTISDIVDSASNIADEQGLKQLSIGVLAEKLKIKPPSLYNHVRGLDELHDLLAVHGCQKLYERLEESVLDVSKEDAVKQFSYAYVRFAKEHPGLYEATSRAAEEENVELKHAQEQIVFVILRVLEAFDLETDHAIHVIRMLRSMLHGFVTLEQAQGFGLPYDLDQTLDVMIGTFLKGLTDATDDLA
- a CDS encoding aldo/keto reductase, giving the protein MSKKVELGTSGLFVNPIGLGTNAVGGHNLFNNLDEETGKELVRTGLSEGINFLDTAFIYGPEHSERLVGEVVKEAGNREDLVIATKAAHRFEGSDVKMDNSPAFLKQSVDDALRRLQTDYIDLFYIHFPDEDTPKDEAVGALKELKDAGKIRSIGVSNFSIEQLKEANKDGYVDVLQGEYNLFTRDAENDVLPYIVENKLSFIPYFPLAAGLLGGKYDKNSTFDDIRANHPLFKGDAFEHNLEKVEALKEIASSKGVETAHLTLAWYLQKDGIDALIPGAKRPDQVSNNLKTLDVTLTAEEWKAIDEIFK